The Chloroflexota bacterium genome includes the window CTGGAGCCGGACGTTGGTGAGCGTGCTGGATTTCTTCACCTCACTGCTCTACACGGAGCGTCGGGCGCAGATGCGGGTCACCCGCCGAGGCTACCTCCCCTCCTTCCTGACGGGGATCTTCTTCTCCGCCGGATGGGTCCCGTGCGTGGGCCCCATCCTGGCCGCCATCCTGCTGCTGGCGTCGCAACAGCAGACGGTCGCTCAGGGCACCCTGCTCCTGGCCGTATACACCCTGGGGCTGGGCATCCCCTTCCTCATCACGGGAGCGGCGTTCAGCACGGTGACGCCGCTGCTTCGCCGGCTGAATCGACATGCCAGGATCGTCTCCTGGATCAGCGGCCTGTTCCTGATCCTCGTAGGCTGGCTTCTGTTCACCGACCAACTGCGCATGCTCTCCAACAGCTTCCTGGGGATGTTCGGGCAGGGGCTGGTGTCCGTCGAGGCCCAGTTTGAGACGGGAGCCGGCATCTCTATCCCGCTGGCCTTCCTGGCCGGGCTGCTTTCCTTCTTCTCCCCCTGCGTGCTCCCCCTGATCCCCGGCTACATCGGCTATCTGAGCGGGGCATCGCTGGCCGGATCCACGGAGGCCACCCGCGTCCCCCAAAAGGCCGCCCCATCCACAGCGCAGAGGTGAGGTGGAGCCATGAGCTCGTCCACTCGGGCGCATCGATCGTCCTCTCAAACCAAGCGGGGCCATCGGCCCTCATCGGACGCCAACGCCACACGGCTATGGGCCATCATCGCCGTCGGATTGCTGCTCGCGCTGACCATCGCCGTGGGAGCGCAATGGCTGCGCCCCAAGGCCACACCAACGCAGGCGGACGCGGCGATGGAGGGCCTGGCCGAGGGGCGCCCGCTGTCCGGGGCGGGCTCGCCGGTGGCAGGACAACCGGCGCCGGACTTCGAGATCGTCTACGCCGACGGGCGCCGGATGCGCCTGAGCGAGCTGCGGGGCCGGCCGGTGCTGATCAACTTCTGGGCCACCTGGTGCCCGCCCTGTCGCCGGGAGATGCCGGACCTGATTCAAGCGTACCAGGCGCACCAGGACAAGGGGTTGATCATCCTGGCCGTAAACATCGAGGAGCCGGCCTCCCGGGCCCAGGCCTTTGCGGAGGAGTTTGGGATCCCGTTCCCCATCGTCCTGGATCCAGAGGGACGCGTGTCCGACCAATACCAGGTGCGCAACCTGCCCAGCAGCATCTTCATCGGCCGGGACGGCATCATCTCCGCACGGTGGGTCGGCATGCTGACGCCGGAGGTCCTGAACAAATATCTGGAGCGGATCCTCTAACATGCTGGTCACCCTATACGGAAAATCCGATTGTCCCCTATGCGATAAGGCGGAGGCCCTCCTGAAGGAGCTGGCAGCCGAGTTCGACATCACGCTGCGCAAGGTGGACATCACCCAGGATCTGCAACTACTCCGACGCTATCGGCACATCATCCCCGTGATCGAGGTCGCCGGCACCACGCTACACGCCCCCATCGACCCTCGAGAGCTGCGAGAGGCGATCGAGGCGGCCTCGCGATGAGCGAGCGCGCGGAGCGGCCATCCCAGACGGAGCGTTGGGCGGCGAGGATCGACCGGCTGGTGTACGGGCTCGCCCGCCACTGGCTGGCCCTGTTCAACGTGCTCGTCGGCCTCTTCCTCGCGCTGCCGATCGCGGCGCCGGTGCTGATGGCGGCCGGGGCGGAGACGCCGGCCCGGCTGATCTACCTGGCGTACATGCCCGCCTGTCACCAGCTACCCGAACGCTCCTTCTTCCTCTTCGGGGAGAAGCCGATCTACACCGTGGACGAGCTGGAGGCGCGCGGCATGTCCACCGGGCTCTCCGTGTTCCAGCGCCGACGCTTCCTGGGAAATGAACGCACCGGTTACAAGATCGCCTTCTGCGAACGGGACGTGGCCATCTACGGCTCGATCCTGCTGGCCGGGCTCGCCTACGGGCTGCTCCGCCGCCTGGGCCGCATCCGGGCGCTGCCACTGAAGTGGTACGTGCCGTTCCTGATCCCGTTAGGGCTGGACGGGCTCACGCAGCTGGTGGGCCTGCGGCAGAGCAACTGGTGGCTGCGTATGCTCACGGGAGGGCTGTTCGGGGCCGCATCCGTGTGGCTGGCCTATCCCCGTGTCGACAAGGCCATGCGAGAGGTCCTGCAAGCCACGCCCGCGCGCACGGCCGAAGGGCAGGCCAGATGAGAGGGCCCGGCGCGGCGTTCCACGCCCAAGCGATGCCACCGATTGGACAAAAGCGAGACGAAAGGCTATAATAGCTGCTCGTGAAAAGTCTAGAGTTTCACGCGCAAAGGGGTGAAGTTCCGTAGCGTCCCGACTTGAGGAGGAAACCAGGTGGCGAACACCAGATCTGCACAGAAGCGCATTCGCAGCTCGGAGAAGAGGCGACTACGCAATCGTATCATCCGCGGCCGGGCCCGCACATTTGAGAAGCGCACGCGACGGGCTATCGAGGCAGGCGACCTGGAGGCCGCACAGGAGTACGTGCGGCTGGCCATCAGCGCGCTGGACAAGGCCGCCGAAAAGGGCGTGATCCATCGAAACAACGCGGCGCGGCACAAGTCACGCCTGATGAAGGCGTTGAACCGCGCGCTGCAGCAGGCCCAGGCCGGATAGGCGGCGACGACCGACCGCGTACACGACACGGATAACTCAAAGGCCGACCTGATGATCAGGTCGGCCTTTCGCCTGCCATCTCCACAATTCCGGACGGCGGGACGCCCCCGTCCCAGGCCGGGAACGCTCTCTCTTCAAGCGTTCAGGCGATACCCCTGTCCTCGCACCGTCACGATATACTGAGGCTTCTTCGGGTCCGCCTCGATCTTTTTGCGCAGCCAGCAGATGTGGACCTCCAGCGTACGTGTGTCCCCTACATACCGGGTGTTCCAGATCGCCTCCATCAGCTCCTGGCGGGTGACGACCTCCCCGGCGCGCCTCATGAGCACCGCCAGCAGGTCGCACTCCTTAGGTGTGAGCTTTTGCTTCCCGCGCGCGCCTTGAACCATGCGCACCGCCGGGTCCAAGACCAGCCCTCCCGCCTGCAACACCTTTGGAGCATGCTGCTCCAGCGTCGACTCCACCCGAGCGATCAGCTTACGCGACGTGAACGGTTTCCGCAGATGCACATCACACGGGATGTCCTCAGAGGGGCCATCCTCATCCGTGAGGAGCATGAGAGCACTGTGCGGGGAAACCCGCCGCAACGAACGACAGAGACGCTTGCTCGAGCGCGACACGGTGCCGTCAACGATGATCAAATCAGGCGAGTGGTCACGGGCGTACTCAATGGCACGACGTTGAGTGGCAGCTAACATGACATGGAGGCCACGGTCTTCCAACCGTGGCCACATGCGATCCAAGCTGGAATCGCTCTTGCCAACGAAGAGGATGTATCTGCCCATTCCCCACCCTACATATCGCAGCACACCGCCCAAACAAACCAGGCCCTTCTATTATAATCCAAATATTCATCGCTTGCAATGGGTTTTTAAGGCTCTGGTAAGCTTCCCACAAAGAAGCGCGTTGGTCTGGTTATCGTCAACATACACCACAACATACAGGTATTTTCATCACTCGCAACACTACATCTTGTATACATCCTCCTATTTCTTCCCTCTCGCGCGCTCATTGCAATAGATTATGTGAGTTTCGACGAGTTGCACAATCGCCCCACCTCAAGCGGCGAAAAGGCGCGTTTCCCCCTCTCGCTTCCCACTTGTGCCGGAATACGAGGCGATTTTAGGGTCCCCACCCCACCCCGGCACCCTCCAGCCTACTTTCCAGGTGAACGCCCCTGACATTCGTCCTATTCACCCGCGAGCACCTCGGGAAACTCGGTGATGCGCAGGTGCGAGCATCCATAGGGAATGAGGGTCAACTCCTCCACAGGCTCCGATGAGGCGACGGGGCTTTCCGGCACCGGCCCGGCCGAGTTCTTCACCAATCCCCACTCGGGGATGCGACGCCCATACACCTTCATCTGCACCGCCGCCTGATCTGGGTGGAAGGGCACCTCCCCCACCGACCGGGTGACCACCGCCACAGATCGCTCGGGATGGGCCCGATCGACGATCAGCCCGTAATTCCACGGGGAGCGCGGATATACCTCCCAGTCAGCACAAGGCAACTCGCCACCGATCTGCTTCCACTCTTCGGCGATCTTCAGGACGAACACCAACGGACCGTACTCCAGACTGACGGCGTTGCGATCGCGCGTCGTCGCCCGCACGGACATGGGCAGCACCAGCTCCACCTCGTCGCCCGGATGCCAGGTCCGCTCGATGACGTGGAACTCACCAGACGAGACCGGCTCCGGCCCCTCTCCCCCGACTCGGACAGTGGCCTCCGTGGCCCAGGCCGGGATGCGGAGCCGCAATGGGAATGCCACCGGCTGGTCGGCGGAGATTCGGAAATGAATCGTGTCGCCGAACGGGTAGCCCGTCTCCTCGACCACGGTCACCCGGACCCCATCGCCGACGAGCGCCTGCACCTGGGAGGGGCCATAGGCCACGGCCGCCAGTCCGTTATCCGGCGTGGCCATCCACAGGTGCTTGACGAACTTGGGCCATCCCTGATGCATGTTGGCGGTGCAACACCCGAAGTTGGGCTCCAGCCCGAAGATGTTCGCGGCGAAGCCGTTGTTCGTCCAGTTGCGCTCGTCCACCGTACATAACACCTGATTGGCCTGTTGGTCATACTGGTGTGCCCACATGTCCGGGGTGA containing:
- a CDS encoding TlpA family protein disulfide reductase, whose product is MSSSTRAHRSSSQTKRGHRPSSDANATRLWAIIAVGLLLALTIAVGAQWLRPKATPTQADAAMEGLAEGRPLSGAGSPVAGQPAPDFEIVYADGRRMRLSELRGRPVLINFWATWCPPCRREMPDLIQAYQAHQDKGLIILAVNIEEPASRAQAFAEEFGIPFPIVLDPEGRVSDQYQVRNLPSSIFIGRDGIISARWVGMLTPEVLNKYLERIL
- a CDS encoding DUF2085 domain-containing protein, coding for MSERAERPSQTERWAARIDRLVYGLARHWLALFNVLVGLFLALPIAAPVLMAAGAETPARLIYLAYMPACHQLPERSFFLFGEKPIYTVDELEARGMSTGLSVFQRRRFLGNERTGYKIAFCERDVAIYGSILLAGLAYGLLRRLGRIRALPLKWYVPFLIPLGLDGLTQLVGLRQSNWWLRMLTGGLFGAASVWLAYPRVDKAMREVLQATPARTAEGQAR
- a CDS encoding response regulator transcription factor, giving the protein MHLRKPFTSRKLIARVESTLEQHAPKVLQAGGLVLDPAVRMVQGARGKQKLTPKECDLLAVLMRRAGEVVTRQELMEAIWNTRYVGDTRTLEVHICWLRKKIEADPKKPQYIVTVRGQGYRLNA
- a CDS encoding 30S ribosomal protein S20, producing MANTRSAQKRIRSSEKRRLRNRIIRGRARTFEKRTRRAIEAGDLEAAQEYVRLAISALDKAAEKGVIHRNNAARHKSRLMKALNRALQQAQAG
- a CDS encoding glutaredoxin family protein, which encodes MLVTLYGKSDCPLCDKAEALLKELAAEFDITLRKVDITQDLQLLRRYRHIIPVIEVAGTTLHAPIDPRELREAIEAASR